Below is a genomic region from Gammaproteobacteria bacterium CG11_big_fil_rev_8_21_14_0_20_46_22.
GCCCACTGCATAAATCGACCTTTTAGGGCATAATACGCCAATGAAACCACCCCTGTCACTCTACATTCACATTCCCTGGTGCATTCGCAAATGCCCCTATTGCGACTTCAACTCACACCAAGTGCGAGGCGAACTCGATGAAACACATTACATCGATACTCTGCTCAAGGATTTCGACCAGCATTTGCCTGAAATCGAAAATCGCAAACTGCACAGTGTATTCATCGGCGGGGGCACACCTAGCCTGTTTAAACCCGAAAGTTTCGCGCGATTGTTTGATGGGCTCGCCCAGCGTGTAAGCTTTGAGAACCCAAACAGTGAAATCACACTCGAAGCCAACCCCGGCACCTTTGAGCAGGCGCGTTTTCAAGGTTATCGTGAAGCGGGCATCAACCGCCTATCGATTGGCGTGCAAAGTTTTCAAAACGATAAGCTCAAACGCTTGGGACGCATTCATGAAGGCGACGAAGCCAGACGTGCGATTGATGGGGCGATTAACGCCGGTTTTCAACACCTCAATATTGATTTAATGCACGGTTTGCCCGAGCAATCCATCGACGATGCCCTGTTTGACCTAAACACCGCCTGTGCCTTTGGCACGGATCATCTGTCTTGGTACCAGCTGACACTGGAACCCAACACCGTATTCGCTAAATTTCCACCCACGCTACCAGACGACGACCATTTATGGGCGATTCAAACCGAAGGCTTGGCCTTATTAAACAGCGAGGGCTTTGAGCGCTACGAAATTTCAGCCTACACACGTGGTAATAACCCCAGCCAACATAATTTGAACTACTGGGAGTTTGGTGACTACATCGGCATTGGCGCTGGCGCACACGGCAAGCTCACCACCGAGGCCGGCATTTTTCGCCATCAAAAAAAACGCTCGCCCAAAGATTATTTGGCCGATCAAACCGCGATTAACGTGACCCAGATCGACGAGAGCGAACGGCCTGTGGAGTTTATGATGAATGCCTTGCGCTTAAGCGATGGTGTGCTGCTGTCGACCTTCACCGAACGCACCGGCTTGGCACTTGATGCCTTGGAGCCGGCCTTATCACATGCTCAAAACCAAGGCTGGCTCATAATCAAAGACGGTAAACTTCGCTGCACCGAGCTCGGACAGCGGTTTTTAAACGAGTGCTTAGTGGGATTTATGGCTTAAATCGCTTTCGAAGAGACACAAGATGGCTATAATAGGGTCACCTTATGTTCGGAATAGCTAGTGAGAACCGATACCGTCAGGGCGAAAGTCAACCACCAGACCAAAGCCAGCGCAGAGAAGATATTAAAACAACTCGGGCTGACAATGTCACAGGCCATAAATCTAATGAATTCTAAACAGACCCTACTAGAGAGAACAGGCAGCCACGCTGATTTATTCAAGATGTAAGTTTTTACTTACAGGCCGCTTTGATTTGCGTATAATGCAAAACATTGAACTTGAAATGGACACGCCAATGAAAGCCTTACTACTGATTGCCTCGCTTACACTGCCGACCCTTGCCTTTGCAACGTTTCAAGTCGCTGGCACGGATACGATGCCCGTGCATCAAGGCAACCTAAACACACTGCCCAAAAGCTATCGCGTGAATCCGGCTGTGACTTTGCGCACCCACAAAGGTGAGCTCTACCCACAAGTGCGTGACTACCTTAAAAACCATCGCTGGCAATTGCATTGGACCGCGAAAAAAGATATCGCACTTTTATTAAAAACAGAGATCACAGGCCAAAGCGTACCTGCTGTGCTACACCGTTTATTCGAACATTATCCGAAATTAAAACTCAGCGTGAGCACGAAAAAACGCAGCGTTAGTGTTAAATAAATCGATTAGGCGGCAGGCTTAAAATCAACCGCCTTTAAACGACGTCTGACCGCAAACCACGCACCCAAATACCCCAGTAACACACCGCTTAACAATAAATAGAGGGTGTGTTTGCCATCCATACCACTCAATGAATAAGCACTGCCG
It encodes:
- a CDS encoding YggW family oxidoreductase — translated: MKPPLSLYIHIPWCIRKCPYCDFNSHQVRGELDETHYIDTLLKDFDQHLPEIENRKLHSVFIGGGTPSLFKPESFARLFDGLAQRVSFENPNSEITLEANPGTFEQARFQGYREAGINRLSIGVQSFQNDKLKRLGRIHEGDEARRAIDGAINAGFQHLNIDLMHGLPEQSIDDALFDLNTACAFGTDHLSWYQLTLEPNTVFAKFPPTLPDDDHLWAIQTEGLALLNSEGFERYEISAYTRGNNPSQHNLNYWEFGDYIGIGAGAHGKLTTEAGIFRHQKKRSPKDYLADQTAINVTQIDESERPVEFMMNALRLSDGVLLSTFTERTGLALDALEPALSHAQNQGWLIIKDGKLRCTELGQRFLNECLVGFMA